A genomic segment from Camarhynchus parvulus chromosome 7, STF_HiC, whole genome shotgun sequence encodes:
- the ARL4C gene encoding ADP-ribosylation factor-like protein 4C: MGNISSNISAFQSLHIVMLGLDSAGKTTVLYRLKFNEFVNTVPTIGFNTEKIRLSNGTAKGISCHFWDVGGQEKLRPLWKSYSRCTDGIIYVVDSVDVDRLEEAKTELHKVTKFAENQGTPLLVIANKQDLPKSLPVAEIEKQLALHELTPSTTYHIQPACAIIGEGLTEGMDKLYEMILKRRKSLKQKKKRTDNSGDNKAAPASRAQIPELPSPVLLRV; encoded by the exons ATGGGGAACATCTCCTCCAACATCTCCGCCTTCCAGTCCCTGCACATCGTCATGCTGGGCCTGGACTCGGCGGGCAAGACCACGGTGCTCTACCGCCTCAAGTTCAACGAGTTCGTCAACACCGTGCCCACCATCGGCTTCAACACGGAGAAGATCCGGCTCAGCAACGGGACGGCCAAGGGCATCAGCTGCCACTTCTGGGACGTGGGGGGCCAGGAGAAGCTGCGCCCGCTCTGGAAGTCCTACAGCCGCTGCACCGATGGCATCATCTACGTGGTGGACTCAGTGGACGTGGACCGGCTGGAGGAAGCCAAGACGGAGCTGCACAAGGTGACCAAGTTCGCGGAGAACCAGGGCACGCCGCTGCTGGTCATCGCCAACAAGCAGGACCTGCCCAAATCGCTGCCCGTGGCCGAGATCGAGAAGCAGCTGGCCCTCCACGAGCTGACCCCTTCCACCACCTACCACATCCAGCCCGCCTGCGCCATCATCGGCGAGGGGCTGACGGAGGGCATGGACAAGCTCTACGAGATGATCCTCAAGCGCAGGAAGTCCCTCAAGCAGAAGAAGAAGCG GACAGACAATAGTGGTGATAACAAAGCGGCTCCCGCCAGCCGAGCCCAGATCCCGGAGCTCCCCTCTCCCGTGCTCCTGAGGGTCTGA